The sequence below is a genomic window from Streptococcus oralis.
ATAAGCATTTGGATCGGGCGCTCGGTGGTCGTTCATTGCTTGCCCGCATCTACATGTCCATTTACCCATAAATAACCTCAGTCGTGGCCTAATTCTTCAAGGAAAAATTGATTTAGAGCTTTCCAGTCTTTCTTGACGTCAGTAACATTTTGGATGTATACATCCAACTCTTGGATATTATCTAAAATATAATCTTGAATTGGCTTTATAGGCTCAATTTGCATACCTTCAGGACTGTTTATCTTAATGTCAAGCAATCTTGAAACATGCTTCTTCATTTGAGACGGCAGCAATTCTTTCACCAAATCATCAAATAAAATCGGAGGGATTGAATGGTATTTTTCGATCCAACGACAAGCCAAAATAGGACGAAGCGCGTAGAAATACTTTTTAGGTTTGACCTTGTCTCCTGAAAGATACTTATTCATTTGAGTTCTAGCAGTGTTCAAGTAATGGTGAAGCATTTTTTTCTCTGAAAAATACTGGTTGGCAAGAGGACGTATGCGCTCGATAAAATCCGTTTGTTGATAAACAATTGGTGACTGTAACCATTCAAACAGTGTTGGATTTGACTTATAAAGGAGTTTTAAAGTCTTATCTAAATCCCAGCCACTCACATCCCAAGTATCGTCAATTGGTAACTCGATAACATCACGCTGTTCATTTAAACGGAGATAGAAATCTCGCTTGTGTTTGTAGATAAACCGTACATCAAAGTCACTATCAGGAGACTCAAAGCCCCATGCACGACTACCAGACTCGATAGCCCACAAAACTGTGATACCATAATCACGCTCAATTTCTGCTAATTTTTCAGGTACCAGAACATTCATTTCTTCTTGCGTTTGCATTTATAACCTCTTATTATTTACGCTGCTTCTCCAGCTCGATCATTGATGAGTTCAATTGTTTGGACAATATTACGAAGTATAGGGAGTTGGTGTTGAAAGAGTAGTTGAACTGAACCATACGATTTAAACGGCTCTTGTGTTAAAACTTTAGTCTCCAAACAACCATTTTCTACAATGTAATCTACAATCAATTTCACAAAGGAAATCTGCTTGGCATTGAGACTCTCATCCGATAAAAATTTAGAAAAAACTTGATTGGCAGACTCTCTATCCAAACCAATAATCTCACGAACCAATCTAGGAATTGCCTTATTTTCATAATGTTGTTGGTAATCTGACTTGCTACCTAATTTTTCCCATAACAATGTTTCAAGTGCAAGTAAATCCTGAGAGGTCAATTTTTCATTATGGTATAACTTAGAAATTGCTTCATCATCTAGATGAGTTCTCAAATAATGTTCAACTTTTTCATTATAAGATCGTAGGTCATTGACTTGTAAATATGGCTTAGTATCATGGACAGTGGAAAGAATGTGATCATCAAAATTGACATAATATACAGTGCGTTCCGGTTTATCCAGAAACTGTAGTAAATCTCGAAGCGCAAGGCGTATTTTTTCCAACTCGGATAAACTAACTTCTTCCCAAAATTCAGGTTCTTGTACTTTCCTGATAATTTCAGCCTGTGCAAAAACTTGTGGTATATTGCCAACCCTAGCAAGGGCTTTAGCTGTTTTCATAACTTGAGATATATGGACAGTTGCTGGCTTAGCCAACAGTTGTCCTAACTGTATCTGAAACAGCCATAAATCAAATCGTCTCGCCATCTCGTCTTCTTTATTTTCTTCAAATAGAATCGGAGAAAGATCTTTCTGGATTGTTTCACTTGTGACGGTCGTTAGATTTTGCCAATTTTCCAACTTTCTGTAAGTATAAACTGTATCTAAGACCATACGAACCCTAAAGTCTAACTCATTTAAGCTCACCATACGTCCATGAAGTTCTGAGACGAGTTGTTGACGGTATTCTCTAGCAAACTGATCATCTTGATAACGAAGCTCCTGCAGTTCACGAATCAAGTCCACCTTGGTGTTAAACAAACGTTGAGTCAGAGAAACAATGTGACGACCATCTCCTTCTCTTGGATCAGCTTTGAAATATTCAAAATTATCACCATAATCGAATACCAAGAAATTTTCCTTATCCTGCTCAGGGCCGAATAAATCTTTACAAAGACGGGTTCCACGGCCAATCATCTGCCAAAACTTAGTTTTAGAACGCACTTTCTTGAAAAAGATTAAATTAACAACCTCTGGTACATCAATACCTGTATCCAACATATCAACAGAAATTGCAATTTGAGGGTATTTCTCCTTAATTTTAAAATCATCAATTAAGGTTTGATAATGCTTAATGCTATAATCAATCACTTGAGCATAATCGCTTCCTTTTTCAGGATAGCGTTCGTTAAAAATATCTCTGATGTATTCAGCGTGTCGATGGTTTTTAGCAAAGATAATGGTTTTACCAATTTCGTCACCTGAAGCTGTCTGAATCCCTCTTGTCATTAGTTCATCTAGAACAATTTTAACTGTTTTTCTATTGAAAATAGAGGTATTAAAATCCTCAGGATCAATATCTTTCTCAGAACTACCATCTTCAAATTGACTATCAAAATATTCTTTTTCGTCTTGAGATAAATCATCGTAATGTAGACCATCCGTAGGTAGTTTCAACTTCGTTTCAATCGAATGATAAGCTACTAAATAGCCATCTTTGACAGCCTCTTCCAGATCGTATGCGTATGTTGGAACACCATTCTCCAAGTTAAAGAAACCGTAAGTATTTTTATCTAAATCTTGACGCGGAGTGGCAGTTAATCCTACAATCCGTGCATCAAAATAATCAAAAATTGATTTGTATTTCTGATAAATAGAACGGTGAGATTCATCAATTATGATGAGATCAAAGTGCCCAACAGTGAAGGGGCGTTGATTTACTTCTTCTTGATCACTAATCGCTCCTATCATAGTCGGATAGGTTGAAAAAACCATTCGACTAGATCGAGCACCATCTTTATCCTCTAAGAAATTGCAAACTGAAAGATCTGGAAGTAATTTCCTAAACGAGTCATAAGCTTGCTTAACTAGGGATGTTCTATCAGCCAAGAAAAGAACATTTTTAACCCAGTTATGACGCGATAGGATATCAACTAGAGAAACCGCTGTACGGGTTTTCCCAGAACCAGTTGCCATAACCAAGAGTGCCTGTCTACGATTATTGGAGAATGCTTCACAGACACTTGTAATCGCATGTTTCTGATAATGACGTCCAGAAATGTCGTCCCTAATTTTGCTAGAAATATCCTCGAGTGGTTTTTGCAAGTGACGTCTGTCCATCAACAGTTGCAACTCTTCTTGAGAGTAGAACCCTGCAATCTGGCGACGATTAACACCATCAAGTATGTAGTGCTTTAAACCATTGGTAATAAAGCAAATTGGCCAATAGCCGATTTGTTTCTCAAGAGCTTCAGCGTATTCTTTGACCTGTACTTCCCCTGCTTCTGGATTTACAGATGCCTTTTTAGCTTCAACAATTGCTAGAACTTTCCCATTTTTGCCATAAAGGACATAGTCACAGTATCCAGTTCCTGTACCATGCTTCAAACCATGAACGGCTACCTCAACACGACAGTTTTCCTCAAATGTCCAACCCGCTAAACGGAGATCAATATCAATAAAGAGTTTTCTTGTCTCTGCTTCAGATAGTTGATCGATATGGAAAGATACATCTTGCCGTAGAGCTGCTGTTTCACGTTTTTCAGTATAAGTCTCTTGAGCAGCCAAGGACTGACTAGCCATCTGTTCATCGAAATCAGGAAGATCTGGCAAACTGTTTTGTAATTTCGCCATAGATTGCGGCGTTTCTCGAAACTTGATGTTTGCTGTAAGTGGCAATAACTTCTCATCGAAATAACGCTCCACAAACTTGTTACTGTAGCAATAATCAATAAAATTGACAAACTGAAACAAATGATGCAAAGCCAAAATCGCTTCTCGTTCCTTAATTTCTCCACCATGTGCAGCGTGATTTCCCCATCGAATTAAAAGAACAATCTGCCTGTGGAGCTCAGGATCCACAATCTCTCTAAAATCATCATCCCATACCAAAGAAGATAAGGTAGCACGATAGGGAGCTTCTAGATATGAATCGTGACTATATATCCAATGAACAGCCTGCTCCAAAGCACGACGCGCCATAAAAGCAGTAGCCACAGTAGATGTCGCAATCATATTTTCAGCTTCTATACAAGGCTTTGAAAAAGATTCATACTCTTCGTTATTTAAAAGAAAATCAAAATTTCCCATTTTTCTCTCACTTTGAATAAATAGATAGCTATATTATACTAGATTTCAAGCTATTTCTCCACAGTTTTATAACTATCCCACAAGCAAATTGTGATTTGTCGACTTGAGCCACAAAGTCTGCGAACTCGTTTTGGAGGGAAAGAGGGGGGAGGGGGCACACAAATTTAGAAATTTGAGATTTATTAACTTTAGGCAAATTAGTTCTACTTGAAAACGATAAAATAAAGTTCAAAAAATAATCACTTCTTAACACATGAGCAAGAAATATCCTATTCATTTTTTCGTCAACTGTTAGAATTGGATAAGCGTCTGCTGAACATACTCCCATAAAATCAGGAAGAGCTACTTTATTTAAATTAGGCCTAATCTTACTATAAATAATGTGTTTCTTAGTAAATAAATACTTTCCACTACTGATTTGATCTTCTCCTACCGTTCTATAACCTATAAGTTTTCCAGTGTTTTTTTCAATACTATCTATTCCAATGTGTGGTAAATCTATGAAATTGCTAAAATCGGAAATCATTTTTGTATCAAATTTTGCAAACTCATTAAACGAAGCATAATCCCACTTAAATTCATTTAACAATAAGTCCCCAAACATCTCGTTAAATCGGGATTTGCAGTTAAGAGATGAATTTTTGGTGTGAATGTTTGACATTGCTTTGGTTAACCATGGCATAGGCCAGAGTTGTATCAATTTTGCTGTGACCGAGTAGTTTTTGGACTTGCTCAATAGGCATTCCTTTATCAATAGCCTTTGTCGCTAGGGTTCTTCTGAATTTATGTGGATGAACCTTTTGTATTCCAAGTTTTTGTCCTAACTTTCTCAATCGAATCTCGACACCAGCAATTCCAAGTCTCTGGGCTTTTCCAAGTAGCGTTACAAAAAGAGCTGGATGACTATCTTTTCTATCATTGAGATAGTTTCTTAAATGAATTTTCGTACGAGCATCAAAATATACGGGTCTTTCTTTTTTTCCTTTTCCAAAAACAACGCACTCTCTGTTTTCAAAATCAATATCAGAACGATTCAACTGGACCAGTTCTCCTACACGCATACCTGTTGATGCTAGTAGGTCAATCATTGCCAAATCTCTTAAATTTTCACAATTATCTCTCATAATTTCCAGATGTTCGTCCGTATAAGTTTCTTTCACAGTTTGTTCTGTTTTAATTTTTTTAATCCTTCGAATAGGATTCTTGATGATATATTCCTCTTGCTCAAGCCAAGCAAAAAAAGAGGACAATATACGCCGAATATTGTCCAAATTCGCCTTACTACAGTCCTTTTCAGACTGATAATTTGCTAGATAACTCCTTAAATCATCTGTTGTCAGTTGTGTCACAGACTCCTTAATATGATGAAACAAATTTTCAATTGTTCTCTGATAATAACGTATTGTTTTTGCGCTACAGCCCTCCACCTGCTTAGCAGTGATGAATAGTTGCAACAGATTATTATTTGAATGCTTCTGCTTCTTTTTTCCATCCACTAGATGGCGTTCTAAACTCTCTCGCAATGCTAGTAATTGTTCATTGTTTAAAAAGGGTAACATTTCTTGTATGATAATTGTAACTTTTGATTCCATAAATTCTCACTTTCATAATTACTCATCAATAAAAAGAGGCAATATCAGTTTCTGCATTACAGAATTCTAATATTGCCTGTTCATTTATTTTCTTATGCTCATTTCAATCCAGCATACTATCTCACTTTTTGACCTTTTCTCTGATAGAATGTTCAGAAATCCATTTAGAGTAGCTTATCATTTTT
It includes:
- a CDS encoding DNA polymerase beta superfamily protein, whose amino-acid sequence is MQTQEEMNVLVPEKLAEIERDYGITVLWAIESGSRAWGFESPDSDFDVRFIYKHKRDFYLRLNEQRDVIELPIDDTWDVSGWDLDKTLKLLYKSNPTLFEWLQSPIVYQQTDFIERIRPLANQYFSEKKMLHHYLNTARTQMNKYLSGDKVKPKKYFYALRPILACRWIEKYHSIPPILFDDLVKELLPSQMKKHVSRLLDIKINSPEGMQIEPIKPIQDYILDNIQELDVYIQNVTDVKKDWKALNQFFLEELGHD
- a CDS encoding DEAD/DEAH box helicase family protein, with protein sequence MGNFDFLLNNEEYESFSKPCIEAENMIATSTVATAFMARRALEQAVHWIYSHDSYLEAPYRATLSSLVWDDDFREIVDPELHRQIVLLIRWGNHAAHGGEIKEREAILALHHLFQFVNFIDYCYSNKFVERYFDEKLLPLTANIKFRETPQSMAKLQNSLPDLPDFDEQMASQSLAAQETYTEKRETAALRQDVSFHIDQLSEAETRKLFIDIDLRLAGWTFEENCRVEVAVHGLKHGTGTGYCDYVLYGKNGKVLAIVEAKKASVNPEAGEVQVKEYAEALEKQIGYWPICFITNGLKHYILDGVNRRQIAGFYSQEELQLLMDRRHLQKPLEDISSKIRDDISGRHYQKHAITSVCEAFSNNRRQALLVMATGSGKTRTAVSLVDILSRHNWVKNVLFLADRTSLVKQAYDSFRKLLPDLSVCNFLEDKDGARSSRMVFSTYPTMIGAISDQEEVNQRPFTVGHFDLIIIDESHRSIYQKYKSIFDYFDARIVGLTATPRQDLDKNTYGFFNLENGVPTYAYDLEEAVKDGYLVAYHSIETKLKLPTDGLHYDDLSQDEKEYFDSQFEDGSSEKDIDPEDFNTSIFNRKTVKIVLDELMTRGIQTASGDEIGKTIIFAKNHRHAEYIRDIFNERYPEKGSDYAQVIDYSIKHYQTLIDDFKIKEKYPQIAISVDMLDTGIDVPEVVNLIFFKKVRSKTKFWQMIGRGTRLCKDLFGPEQDKENFLVFDYGDNFEYFKADPREGDGRHIVSLTQRLFNTKVDLIRELQELRYQDDQFAREYRQQLVSELHGRMVSLNELDFRVRMVLDTVYTYRKLENWQNLTTVTSETIQKDLSPILFEENKEDEMARRFDLWLFQIQLGQLLAKPATVHISQVMKTAKALARVGNIPQVFAQAEIIRKVQEPEFWEEVSLSELEKIRLALRDLLQFLDKPERTVYYVNFDDHILSTVHDTKPYLQVNDLRSYNEKVEHYLRTHLDDEAISKLYHNEKLTSQDLLALETLLWEKLGSKSDYQQHYENKAIPRLVREIIGLDRESANQVFSKFLSDESLNAKQISFVKLIVDYIVENGCLETKVLTQEPFKSYGSVQLLFQHQLPILRNIVQTIELINDRAGEAA
- a CDS encoding restriction endonuclease subunit S, translated to MPWLTKAMSNIHTKNSSLNCKSRFNEMFGDLLLNEFKWDYASFNEFAKFDTKMISDFSNFIDLPHIGIDSIEKNTGKLIGYRTVGEDQISSGKYLFTKKHIIYSKIRPNLNKVALPDFMGVCSADAYPILTVDEKMNRIFLAHVLRSDYFLNFILSFSSRTNLPKVNKSQISKFVCPLPPLSLQNEFADFVAQVDKSQFACGIVIKLWRNSLKSSII
- the xerA gene encoding site-specific tyrosine recombinase/integron integrase, with translation MESKVTIIIQEMLPFLNNEQLLALRESLERHLVDGKKKQKHSNNNLLQLFITAKQVEGCSAKTIRYYQRTIENLFHHIKESVTQLTTDDLRSYLANYQSEKDCSKANLDNIRRILSSFFAWLEQEEYIIKNPIRRIKKIKTEQTVKETYTDEHLEIMRDNCENLRDLAMIDLLASTGMRVGELVQLNRSDIDFENRECVVFGKGKKERPVYFDARTKIHLRNYLNDRKDSHPALFVTLLGKAQRLGIAGVEIRLRKLGQKLGIQKVHPHKFRRTLATKAIDKGMPIEQVQKLLGHSKIDTTLAYAMVNQSNVKHSHQKFIS